In Eleutherodactylus coqui strain aEleCoq1 chromosome 4, aEleCoq1.hap1, whole genome shotgun sequence, the following are encoded in one genomic region:
- the LOC136624633 gene encoding gap junction delta-2 protein-like, whose amino-acid sequence MGDWSILGRLLTEVQNHSTVIGKIWLTMLLIFRILLVTLVGDAMYGDEQSKFTCNTLQPGCNNVCYDSFAPVSHLRFWIFQIVLVSTPSIFYIIYVLHKIAKDEKTDLERAYIMELLQSLTIGENLLSGPDADEQIEVKDISRKEDRFRPKIANDPIRGPVPVFDKMHIIYIVHVVLRSIMEMAFLVGQYYLYGFEVPHLFQCHTYPCPTKTDCFVSRATEKTVFLNFMFGVGLGCFILNIVELHYLGWFYVFRILAVACSTCCEFKSKKKKRPRVLHPEQNNLLIHLKDTIQERFVLKTSSSLSPEKIGFLPSPPTSTISFTNEDNDDITSRQSPDMKHNSKTKITKVKKSWL is encoded by the coding sequence ATGGGCGACTGGTCGATTCTAGGTCGTCTTTTAACAGAAGTCCAAAACCACTCAACCGTTATTGGGAAAATATGGCTGACGATGCTACTCATTTTCAGAATTCTCTTAGTAACACTGGTGGGAGATGCAATGTACGGAGATGAACAATCTAAATTCACCTGCAATACCCTTCAACCCGGTTGCAACAACGTGTGCTATGATAGCTTTGCCCCTGTCTCACATCTTAGGTTTTGGATCTTTCAGATTGTCCTGGTGTCCACACCTTCCATCTTTTACATAATCTATGTCCTGCATAAAATTGCCAAAGATGAGAAAACTGACCTGGAAAGGGCCTATATCATGGAACTTCTTCAAAGTTTAACAATTGGAGAAAACTTACTGTCGGGCCCAGATGCAGATGAACAGATAGAAGTTAAGGATATATCCAGGAAAGAAGACAGATTTAGGCCAAAGATTGCTAATGACCCCATCCGAGGTCCTGTTCCAGTATTTGACAAGATGCACATCATTTACATTGTTCATGTGGTCCTCAGGTCAATTATGGAAATGGCATTCTTAGTTGGTCAATACTATCTCTATGGTTTTGAAGTTCCTCATCTTTTCCAATGCCATACTTATCCTTGTCCCACCAAGACTGATTGCTTTGTCTCCAGGGCTACTGAGAAAACCGTCTTTCTTAACTTTATGTTTGGAGTTGGACTTGGGTGTTTTATACTGAACATTGTTGAGTTGCATTACCTGGGGTGGTTTTATGTGTTTCGGATCCTAGCAGTAGCCTGTAGCACCTGTTGTGAATTCAAgagcaagaagaagaaaagacCCAGAGTGCTTCACCCAGAGCAAAATAACCTCCTTATCCACTTGAAAGACACTATACAAGAACGGTTTGTCCTTAAGACATCTTCATCTCTATCTCCAGAAAAGATAGGGTTTCTACCTTCTCCGCCAACTAGTACAATATCATTCACTAATGAAGATAATGATGATATTACCTCAAGACAAAGTCCAGATATGAAGCACAATAGTAAAACTAAAATAACCAAGGTCAAGAAGTCCTGGctatga